One segment of Prinia subflava isolate CZ2003 ecotype Zambia chromosome 11, Cam_Psub_1.2, whole genome shotgun sequence DNA contains the following:
- the SNED1 gene encoding sushi, nidogen and EGF-like domain-containing protein 1 isoform X6: MQVLAGWAVLVALGEWLWAGGEVPLGDFYPFGPAQGDAATRKQDDGGSELRPLSIPFPFFGAGHTGLYVNNNGIISFLKEVSQFTPVAFPISKDRRVVAAFWADVDNRRAGEIYYRESTEQPILERASRDIAQYFPEFPGFSAQWVFIATWYRVTFFGGSSFSPVNTFQIVLITDGKLSFTIFNYESITWTTGMHASSGGDFAGLGGIAAQAGFNAGDGKRYFNIPGSRTDDIADVEMTTNVGIPGRWVFRIDDAQVQVGGCSNTTSVCLTLRPCLNGGKCIEDCITGNPSYTCSCLAGFTGKRCHVDVDECLSQPCQNGATCLNGAGKFTCRCLPGFRGNNCETAESPCENRMCQNGGSCRVVNRTAACLCQSGYTGVDCQTEVNECESSPCLNGGHCIDLVDNYTCVCLEPFVGQRCETDSSSCEDRSCQNRQTCNYIRPGRYICTCSPGYYGNNCQYGGPRMPGACLSHPCQNAGNCLETEQGYVCECQEGYTGQDCRDQLSEGCECRNGGSCLEGNVTVCQCLPGFFGLLCEFEVTTTPCNMNTQCPDGGYCMEYGGSYLCVCHTNYGTNHTMPSPCDSEPCLNGGSCKVHDDSYICECPEDFLGVHCEKAKPRLCSTGPCRNGGTCREADGEYHCTCPYRFTGKHCEIGKPDPCASGPCQNGGTCFHYIGKYKCDCPPGYTGRHCEMVPSPCFLSPCQNGATCEDLGGGYACTCSVGYVGKHCQFEVDCGIPSEVKHAQASFNSTKVGALAEYQCELGYILSQHNHPRVCHVPGVWSDPPECDEIDECQSQPCLNGGQCKDRVSAFLCLCEPGYTGYHCELDVDECQSEPCKNSGTCQDLPGSFACDCPEGFLGTQCETEVDACESDPCQNGGECESYGGSYLCVCPEGFFGYHCETASDPCFSSPCGSRGYCLPSNGTHSCTCKVSYTGKNCEKGPRPVEGFEISNVTASAITVQWALHRLQHSTVSRVRVSIRHTGDLAGRTVELNSSVAKYTFLDLQPGERYIIHVTTLSGLGVEDHPSESLATAPFHVWTRPLPPRNLTASHVGATSVSMAWEQPPAGATEGYIINVTTAQSVKSRYVPNGKLVSYTVRDLLPAQRYHLSLTAVQNTEQGQLHSEPVHLHVTTLQRDGAPERRWSQAGHARVLRNRLPPAFLPELRLLADHDTAEEPSPAPRFTELVDGRGRISSRFGTALGKSVTLKTQPEAPVKLENTEVSSWDSLALQLHEAKSKREGQHCSKNPCRNGGTCTRDDESYHCACRPGFKGRLCQLACKKVPHSCTRLYSETRSFPVWEGGTCHYLSRRVYKVHQDICYKESCESTSSERTSSRKPSNSHTLKKP; the protein is encoded by the exons ATGCAGGTCCTGGCAGGCTGGGCcgtgctggtggcactgggcgAGTGGCTGTGGGCCGGGGGCGAGGTGCCGCTGGGGGACTTCTACCCCTTCGGGCCGGCCCAGGGCGACGCCGCCACGCGGAAGCAGGACGACGGTGGCTCCGAGCTCCGgcccctctccatccccttCCCCTTCTTTGGTGCGGGGCACACCGGCCTCTAT gTAAACAACAATGGGATCATCTCATTCCTGAAGGAGGTCTCCCAGTTCACACCGGTGGCCTTCCCCATCTCCAAGGACCGACGTGTGGTTGCTGCTTTCTGGGCAGATGTGGATAATCGGCGGGCAGGCGAAATATATTACCGAGAGAGCACCGAACAGCCCATCTTGGAGAGAGCCAGCAGGGACATTGCCCAGTATTTCCCTGAGTTCCCAGGGTTTTCTGCACAGTGGGTCTTCATTGCAACCTGGTACCGAGTCACCTTCTTCGGGGGCAGCTCATTTTCACCA gtaAACACTTTCCAGATTGTCCTCATCACGGATGGCAAGCTTTCCTTCACCATCTTTAACTATGAGTCCATCACCTGGACCACGGGTATGCACGCCAGCAGTGGGGGGGACTTTGCTGGGCTCGGTGGCATCGCGGCACAG GCAGGTTTTAACGCTGGTGATGGAAAGCGCTACTTCAACATCCCCGGATCCCGCACTGATGACATCGCTGACGTGGAGATGACGACAAATGTGGGTATCCCCGGGCGCTGGGTGTTCAGAATCGATGATGCCCAGGTGCAAGTGGGGGGCTGCAGCAATACAA cctctgTGTGTCTGACACTGCGGCCCTGCCTGAATGGGGGGAAGTGTATTGAGGACTGCATCACGGGGAACCCCTCCTacacctgctcctgcctggccgGTTTTACTGGGAAGAGGTGCCATGTTG ATGTGGATGagtgcctctcccagccctgtcagAACGGAGCCACCTGCCTCAACGGTGCGGGCAAGTTCACCTGCAGGTGCCTGCCAGGCTTCAGAGGCAACAACTGCGAGACTG CAGAATCACCATGTGAGAACAGAATGTGCCAGAACGGTGGGAGTTGCCGAGTGGTGAACAGGACAGCAGCATGCTTGTGCCAGTCAGGGTACACAGGGGTGGACTGCCAAACAG AGGTGAACGAATGTGAGTCCAGCCCATGCCTGAACGGCGGGCACTGCATTGACCTGGTCGATAACTACACCTGTGTGTGCCTGGAGCCCTTTGTGGGACAGCGCTGCGAGACAG ATTCATCTTCCTGCGAGGACCGGAGTTGCCAGAACCGGCAGACGTGCAACTACATCCGCCCTGGCCGCTATATCTGCACCTGCTCCCCGGGTTATTACGGCAACAACTGCCAGTATG GTGGGCCCCGCATGCCCGGCGCCTGCCTCTCCCACCCGTGCCAGAACGCAGGCAACTGTCTGGAGACAGAGCAGGGCTACGTCTGTGAGTGCCAGGAGGGCTACACTGGACAGGACTGCCGAGACC AGCTCTCTGAGGGCTGTGAGTGCCGTAATGGGGGCAGTTGTCTGGAGGGGAATGTCACCGTCTGCCAGTGCCTTCCTGGGTTTTTTGGTCTCCTCTGTGAATTTG AAGTCACCACGACACCGTGCAACATGAACACGCAGTGCCCGGACGGTGGGTACTGCATGGAGTACGGCGGGAGCTACCTCTGCGTCTGCCACACCAACTACGGCACCAACCACA CGATGCCATCCCCCTGCGACTCAGAGCCCTGCTTGAATGGGGGCTCCTGCAAGGTTCATGATGACTCGTACATCTGCGAGTGTCCTGAAGACTTCCTTGGCGTGCACTGCGAGAAAG CCAAGCCTCGGCTCTGCAGCACGGGGCCCTGCCGCAATGGGGGCACCTGCAGGGAGGCGGATGGCGAGTACCACTGCACCTGCCCCTACCGCTTCACCGGCAAGCACTGCGAGATCG GTAAGCCGGACCCCTGCGCATCGGGGCCCTGCCAGAATGGAGGCACCTGTTTCCACTACATCGGCAAGTACAAGTGTGACTGTCCCCCTGGCTACACCGGCCGGCACTGCGAGATGG TGCCCTCCCCTTGCTTTCTTAGCCCCTGCCAGAATGGGGCTACCTGCGAGGACCTTGGTGGGGGCTATGCTTGCACCTGCTCCGTGGGCTATGTAGGGAAGCACTGCCAGTTTG AGGTCGACTGTGGCATCCCCAGTGAGGTGAAGCACGCCCAAGCTTCTTTCAACTCCACCAAGGTGGGCGCACTGGCTGAATACCAGTGTGAGCTGGGCTACATCCTCAGCCAGCACAACCACCCCCGTGTGTGCCATGTGCCAGGTGTCTGGAGCGACCCCCCCGAATGCGATG AGATCGACGAGTGCCAGTCGCAGCCCTGCCTGAATGGTGGCCAGTGCAAGGATCGTGTCTCTGCCTTCCTGTGCTTGTGTGAGCCAGGTTACACCGGCTACCACTGCGAGCTGG ATGTCGACGAGTGCCAGTCAGAGCCCTGCAAGAACAGTGGGACCTGCCAAGACCTCCCCGGGTCCTTTGCTTGCGACTGTCCTGAGGGCTTCCTGGGGACCCAGTGCGAGACAG AAGTGGATGCCTGTGAGTCAGACCCTTGCCAAAATGGAGGGGAGTGTGAGAGCTACGGGGGCTCCTacctctgtgtgtgcccagagGGTTTCTTCGGCTACCACTGCGAGACAG CCAGTGACCCGTGCTTCTCCAGcccctgtgggagcagaggctACTGCCTGCCCAGCAAtggcacccacagctgcaccTGCAAAGTCAGCTACACAGGCAAGAACTGCGAAAAAG GACCGCGTCCGGTGGAAGGCTTTGAGATCAGCAATGTCACTGCCAGTGCCATCACGGTGCAATGGGCTCTCCACAGACTCCAGCACTCCACTGTCAGTAGGGTGAGGGTCTCCATCCGCCACACGGGGGACCTGGCAGGCCGCACCGTGGAGCTGAACAGCAGCGTGGCCAAGTACACCTTCCT GgacctgcagccaggagagagaTATATCATCCATGTCACAACGCTGAGCGGCCTGGGAGTGGAAGACCACCCCTCAGAGAGCCTGGCCACAGCCCCTTTCCATGTGTGGACAA GGCCTCTCCCCCCACGGAACCTGACCGCGTCCCACGTGGGCGCCACCTCCGTGTCCATGGCGTGGGAGCAGCCGCCCGCGGGCGCCACGGAGGGCTACATCATCAACGTCACCACGGCCCAGAGCGTCAAGAGCCGCTACGTGCCCAACGGGAAGCTCGTGTCCTACACGGTGCGGGACCTGCTGCCCGCGCAGCGCTACCACCTGTCCCTGACCGCTGTGCAGAACACggagcaagggcagctgcacaGTGAGCCCGTCCACCTCCACGTCACCACCC TGCAGAGGGATGGGGCTCCAGAGAGACGATGGAGCCAAGCTGGGCACGCCCGGGTTCTGCGGAACAGGCTGCCCCCAGCTTTCCTGCCTGAGCTCCGCCTGCTGGCAGATCACGACACAGCTGAGGAGCCCTCACCAGCCCCCAG GTTCACGGAGCTGGTGGATGGCAGAGGGAGGATCAGCTCCAGGTTTGGGACTGCGCTGGGAAAATCCGTCACTCTGAAGACAC AGCCAGAGGCTCCAGTGAAGCTGGAGAACACAGAGGTGTCCAGCTGGGACAgtctggcactgcagctgcatGAGGCGAAGAGCAAGA gagaggggcagcacTGCTCCAAgaatccctgcaggaatggagGCACCTGTACCAGAGATGACGAGTCCTACCACTGTGCCTGCCGCCCGGGGTTCAAGGGCCGGCTCTGCCAACTGG CTTGCAAGAAGGTGCCACACTCGTGCACGCGGCTGTACTCGGAAACCAGGTCATTCCCAGTGTGGGAAGGAGGCACCTGCCACTATCT
- the SNED1 gene encoding sushi, nidogen and EGF-like domain-containing protein 1 isoform X5, which produces MQVLAGWAVLVALGEWLWAGGEVPLGDFYPFGPAQGDAATRKQDDGGSELRPLSIPFPFFGAGHTGLYVNNNGIISFLKEVSQFTPVAFPISKDRRVVAAFWADVDNRRAGEIYYRESTEQPILERASRDIAQYFPEFPGFSAQWVFIATWYRVTFFGGSSFSPVNTFQIVLITDGKLSFTIFNYESITWTTGMHASSGGDFAGLGGIAAQAGFNAGDGKRYFNIPGSRTDDIADVEMTTNVGIPGRWVFRIDDAQVQVGGCSNTTSVCLTLRPCLNGGKCIEDCITGNPSYTCSCLAGFTGKRCHVDVDECLSQPCQNGATCLNGAGKFTCRCLPGFRGNNCETAESPCENRMCQNGGSCRVVNRTAACLCQSGYTGVDCQTEVNECESSPCLNGGHCIDLVDNYTCVCLEPFVGQRCETDSSSCEDRSCQNRQTCNYIRPGRYICTCSPGYYGNNCQYGGPRMPGACLSHPCQNAGNCLETEQGYVCECQEGYTGQDCRDQLSEGCECRNGGSCLEGNVTVCQCLPGFFGLLCEFEVTTTPCNMNTQCPDGGYCMEYGGSYLCVCHTNYGTNHTMPSPCDSEPCLNGGSCKVHDDSYICECPEDFLGVHCEKAKPRLCSTGPCRNGGTCREADGEYHCTCPYRFTGKHCEIGKPDPCASGPCQNGGTCFHYIGKYKCDCPPGYTGRHCEMVPSPCFLSPCQNGATCEDLGGGYACTCSVGYVGKHCQFEVDCGIPSEVKHAQASFNSTKVGALAEYQCELGYILSQHNHPRVCHVPGVWSDPPECDEIDECQSQPCLNGGQCKDRVSAFLCLCEPGYTGYHCELDVDECQSEPCKNSGTCQDLPGSFACDCPEGFLGTQCETEVDACESDPCQNGGECESYGGSYLCVCPEGFFGYHCETASDPCFSSPCGSRGYCLPSNGTHSCTCKVSYTGKNCEKVKRNVNNKNDISRPVMLTTRTRPRPVEGFEISNVTASAITVQWALHRLQHSTVSRVRVSIRHTGDLAGRTVELNSSVAKYTFLDLQPGERYIIHVTTLSGLGVEDHPSESLATAPFHVWTRPLPPRNLTASHVGATSVSMAWEQPPAGATEGYIINVTTAQSVKSRYVPNGKLVSYTVRDLLPAQRYHLSLTAVQNTEQGQLHSEPVHLHVTTLQRDGAPERRWSQAGHARVLRNRLPPAFLPELRLLADHDTAEEPSPAPRFTELVDGRGRISSRFGTALGKSVTLKTQPEAPVKLENTEVSSWDSLALQLHEAKSKREGQHCSKNPCRNGGTCTRDDESYHCACRPGFKGRLCQLACKKVPHSCTRLYSETRSFPVWEGGTCHYLSRRVYKVHQDICYKESCESTSSERTSSRKPSNSHTLKKP; this is translated from the exons ATGCAGGTCCTGGCAGGCTGGGCcgtgctggtggcactgggcgAGTGGCTGTGGGCCGGGGGCGAGGTGCCGCTGGGGGACTTCTACCCCTTCGGGCCGGCCCAGGGCGACGCCGCCACGCGGAAGCAGGACGACGGTGGCTCCGAGCTCCGgcccctctccatccccttCCCCTTCTTTGGTGCGGGGCACACCGGCCTCTAT gTAAACAACAATGGGATCATCTCATTCCTGAAGGAGGTCTCCCAGTTCACACCGGTGGCCTTCCCCATCTCCAAGGACCGACGTGTGGTTGCTGCTTTCTGGGCAGATGTGGATAATCGGCGGGCAGGCGAAATATATTACCGAGAGAGCACCGAACAGCCCATCTTGGAGAGAGCCAGCAGGGACATTGCCCAGTATTTCCCTGAGTTCCCAGGGTTTTCTGCACAGTGGGTCTTCATTGCAACCTGGTACCGAGTCACCTTCTTCGGGGGCAGCTCATTTTCACCA gtaAACACTTTCCAGATTGTCCTCATCACGGATGGCAAGCTTTCCTTCACCATCTTTAACTATGAGTCCATCACCTGGACCACGGGTATGCACGCCAGCAGTGGGGGGGACTTTGCTGGGCTCGGTGGCATCGCGGCACAG GCAGGTTTTAACGCTGGTGATGGAAAGCGCTACTTCAACATCCCCGGATCCCGCACTGATGACATCGCTGACGTGGAGATGACGACAAATGTGGGTATCCCCGGGCGCTGGGTGTTCAGAATCGATGATGCCCAGGTGCAAGTGGGGGGCTGCAGCAATACAA cctctgTGTGTCTGACACTGCGGCCCTGCCTGAATGGGGGGAAGTGTATTGAGGACTGCATCACGGGGAACCCCTCCTacacctgctcctgcctggccgGTTTTACTGGGAAGAGGTGCCATGTTG ATGTGGATGagtgcctctcccagccctgtcagAACGGAGCCACCTGCCTCAACGGTGCGGGCAAGTTCACCTGCAGGTGCCTGCCAGGCTTCAGAGGCAACAACTGCGAGACTG CAGAATCACCATGTGAGAACAGAATGTGCCAGAACGGTGGGAGTTGCCGAGTGGTGAACAGGACAGCAGCATGCTTGTGCCAGTCAGGGTACACAGGGGTGGACTGCCAAACAG AGGTGAACGAATGTGAGTCCAGCCCATGCCTGAACGGCGGGCACTGCATTGACCTGGTCGATAACTACACCTGTGTGTGCCTGGAGCCCTTTGTGGGACAGCGCTGCGAGACAG ATTCATCTTCCTGCGAGGACCGGAGTTGCCAGAACCGGCAGACGTGCAACTACATCCGCCCTGGCCGCTATATCTGCACCTGCTCCCCGGGTTATTACGGCAACAACTGCCAGTATG GTGGGCCCCGCATGCCCGGCGCCTGCCTCTCCCACCCGTGCCAGAACGCAGGCAACTGTCTGGAGACAGAGCAGGGCTACGTCTGTGAGTGCCAGGAGGGCTACACTGGACAGGACTGCCGAGACC AGCTCTCTGAGGGCTGTGAGTGCCGTAATGGGGGCAGTTGTCTGGAGGGGAATGTCACCGTCTGCCAGTGCCTTCCTGGGTTTTTTGGTCTCCTCTGTGAATTTG AAGTCACCACGACACCGTGCAACATGAACACGCAGTGCCCGGACGGTGGGTACTGCATGGAGTACGGCGGGAGCTACCTCTGCGTCTGCCACACCAACTACGGCACCAACCACA CGATGCCATCCCCCTGCGACTCAGAGCCCTGCTTGAATGGGGGCTCCTGCAAGGTTCATGATGACTCGTACATCTGCGAGTGTCCTGAAGACTTCCTTGGCGTGCACTGCGAGAAAG CCAAGCCTCGGCTCTGCAGCACGGGGCCCTGCCGCAATGGGGGCACCTGCAGGGAGGCGGATGGCGAGTACCACTGCACCTGCCCCTACCGCTTCACCGGCAAGCACTGCGAGATCG GTAAGCCGGACCCCTGCGCATCGGGGCCCTGCCAGAATGGAGGCACCTGTTTCCACTACATCGGCAAGTACAAGTGTGACTGTCCCCCTGGCTACACCGGCCGGCACTGCGAGATGG TGCCCTCCCCTTGCTTTCTTAGCCCCTGCCAGAATGGGGCTACCTGCGAGGACCTTGGTGGGGGCTATGCTTGCACCTGCTCCGTGGGCTATGTAGGGAAGCACTGCCAGTTTG AGGTCGACTGTGGCATCCCCAGTGAGGTGAAGCACGCCCAAGCTTCTTTCAACTCCACCAAGGTGGGCGCACTGGCTGAATACCAGTGTGAGCTGGGCTACATCCTCAGCCAGCACAACCACCCCCGTGTGTGCCATGTGCCAGGTGTCTGGAGCGACCCCCCCGAATGCGATG AGATCGACGAGTGCCAGTCGCAGCCCTGCCTGAATGGTGGCCAGTGCAAGGATCGTGTCTCTGCCTTCCTGTGCTTGTGTGAGCCAGGTTACACCGGCTACCACTGCGAGCTGG ATGTCGACGAGTGCCAGTCAGAGCCCTGCAAGAACAGTGGGACCTGCCAAGACCTCCCCGGGTCCTTTGCTTGCGACTGTCCTGAGGGCTTCCTGGGGACCCAGTGCGAGACAG AAGTGGATGCCTGTGAGTCAGACCCTTGCCAAAATGGAGGGGAGTGTGAGAGCTACGGGGGCTCCTacctctgtgtgtgcccagagGGTTTCTTCGGCTACCACTGCGAGACAG CCAGTGACCCGTGCTTCTCCAGcccctgtgggagcagaggctACTGCCTGCCCAGCAAtggcacccacagctgcaccTGCAAAGTCAGCTACACAGGCAAGAACTGCGAAAAAG tCAAACGCAACGTGAACAACAAGAATGATATCAGCAGGCCCGTCATGCTCACCACGCGCACTA GACCGCGTCCGGTGGAAGGCTTTGAGATCAGCAATGTCACTGCCAGTGCCATCACGGTGCAATGGGCTCTCCACAGACTCCAGCACTCCACTGTCAGTAGGGTGAGGGTCTCCATCCGCCACACGGGGGACCTGGCAGGCCGCACCGTGGAGCTGAACAGCAGCGTGGCCAAGTACACCTTCCT GgacctgcagccaggagagagaTATATCATCCATGTCACAACGCTGAGCGGCCTGGGAGTGGAAGACCACCCCTCAGAGAGCCTGGCCACAGCCCCTTTCCATGTGTGGACAA GGCCTCTCCCCCCACGGAACCTGACCGCGTCCCACGTGGGCGCCACCTCCGTGTCCATGGCGTGGGAGCAGCCGCCCGCGGGCGCCACGGAGGGCTACATCATCAACGTCACCACGGCCCAGAGCGTCAAGAGCCGCTACGTGCCCAACGGGAAGCTCGTGTCCTACACGGTGCGGGACCTGCTGCCCGCGCAGCGCTACCACCTGTCCCTGACCGCTGTGCAGAACACggagcaagggcagctgcacaGTGAGCCCGTCCACCTCCACGTCACCACCC TGCAGAGGGATGGGGCTCCAGAGAGACGATGGAGCCAAGCTGGGCACGCCCGGGTTCTGCGGAACAGGCTGCCCCCAGCTTTCCTGCCTGAGCTCCGCCTGCTGGCAGATCACGACACAGCTGAGGAGCCCTCACCAGCCCCCAG GTTCACGGAGCTGGTGGATGGCAGAGGGAGGATCAGCTCCAGGTTTGGGACTGCGCTGGGAAAATCCGTCACTCTGAAGACAC AGCCAGAGGCTCCAGTGAAGCTGGAGAACACAGAGGTGTCCAGCTGGGACAgtctggcactgcagctgcatGAGGCGAAGAGCAAGA gagaggggcagcacTGCTCCAAgaatccctgcaggaatggagGCACCTGTACCAGAGATGACGAGTCCTACCACTGTGCCTGCCGCCCGGGGTTCAAGGGCCGGCTCTGCCAACTGG CTTGCAAGAAGGTGCCACACTCGTGCACGCGGCTGTACTCGGAAACCAGGTCATTCCCAGTGTGGGAAGGAGGCACCTGCCACTATCT